The Monomorium pharaonis isolate MP-MQ-018 chromosome 5, ASM1337386v2, whole genome shotgun sequence genome includes a window with the following:
- the LOC105837088 gene encoding protein YIPF5: MSGYTGQDNNYWTQSPPPAYPTQEQFNFDASGFGQPNQFEFQPYEQMSGEYSYPQKSFLDPTQSPYSGDLFTQDDYTKGTIGFGEEEDEPPLLEELGIDPDRIIQKTLAVLNPFHRKGQIDDASYLLQDSDLAGPVAFCLVLAAFLLLAGSKAHFGYVYGLAMTSCILMYILQSLMSSSSNITLSSVASVLGYCLLPVVVLAGLGVFTTLKGPMGLIFAILAVAWASLSASRLFSTMSGEEDQKLLIAYPCLLLYGVFTLIIIF, translated from the exons ATGTCCGGATACACCGGCCAGGACAACAACTACTGGACGCAGTCGCCGCCGCCTGCGTATCCTACGCAGGAGCAATTCAACTTCGATGCGTCCGGTTTCGGTCAACCTAACCAATTTGAATTCCAACCGTACGAACAGATGTCCGGAGAGTATTCATACCCGCAGAAGAGCTTCCTGGATCCTACGCAAAGCCCCTACAGTGGCGACCTGTTCACGCAAGACGATTACACGAAAG GCACCATTGGCTTTGGGGAGGAAGAGGATGAGCCACCTCTGCTGGAAGAGTTGGGCATCGATCCCGACCGGATAATACAAAAGACTCTGGCTGTGTTGAATCCCTTCCATAGGAAAGGACAAATTGATGACGCGAGTTACTTACTGCAAGATTCGGATTTGGCAGGACCAGTGGCATTCTGTTTAGTCCTCGCGGCATTTCTTTTATTGGCTGGTTCAAAGGCGCACTTTGGCTATGTATATGGGTTGGCTATGACCTCCTGCATACTCATGTACATCCTACAATCTCTGATGAGCAGCAGCAGTAACATTACCTTGTCATCTGTTGCATCTGTGCTAGGCTATTGCCTGCTGCCGGTGGTCGTTCTAGCGGGCCTCGGCGTCTTCACCACATTGAAAGGTCCGATGGGCTTGATATTTGCGATCTTGGCTGTTGCCTGGGCATCTCTCTCTGCTTCTAGACTTTTCTCCACTATGTCAGGAGAGGAGGATCAAAAGCTTCTCATAGCGTATCCATGTCTACTCCTCTATGGCGTATTCAcgttgataattattttctaa
- the LOC105837081 gene encoding 28S ribosomal protein S24, mitochondrial isoform X2: MVLLEHTKNMLLAVQQTLTQRHFHTSTVVRKVQSGRYKVTINKDRPLTYEMANPPHYLAHRKSWNSWNTSNIKDGNRPSETAIEDMFIRQFMTGTWHNLFASEIIIKRQHNIIRIAGIITRTIAPYKIYFLTGYTEELLSYWLQCPIKVELVTINNKKETIIKYI; this comes from the exons ATGGTTTTACTGGAACATacgaaaaat ATGTTACTGGCTGTGCAACAGACTCTTACGCAAAGGCATTTTCATACGAGCACAGTAGTTAGAAAGGTACAATCTGGACGTTACAAAGTCACAATCAACAAGGACAGACCACTGACATACGAAATGGCAAATCCGCCCCATTATCTTGCTCATAGAAAATCCTGGAATTCTTGGAACACCt CGAATATAAAGGATGGCAACAGACCATCTGAGACAGCTATAGAAGATATGTTTATTCGACAGTTCATGACTGGGACATGGCACAATTTATTCGCGAGtgaaatcattattaaacgGCAACACAATATTATTAGGATAGCTGGAATCATAACTCGTACTATAGCACCttacaagatatattttttgacaggTTATACTGAAGAACTCTTGAGTTATTGGCTTCAATGTCCCATTAAAGTGGAATTggttacaattaataataaaaaagaaacaataattaagtatatataa
- the LOC105837081 gene encoding 28S ribosomal protein S24, mitochondrial isoform X1, whose product MVLLEHTKNVLKFASSNCNMLLAVQQTLTQRHFHTSTVVRKVQSGRYKVTINKDRPLTYEMANPPHYLAHRKSWNSWNTSNIKDGNRPSETAIEDMFIRQFMTGTWHNLFASEIIIKRQHNIIRIAGIITRTIAPYKIYFLTGYTEELLSYWLQCPIKVELVTINNKKETIIKYI is encoded by the exons ATGGTTTTACTGGAACATacgaaaaatgtattaaaattcgcCTCTTCAAATTGCAAT ATGTTACTGGCTGTGCAACAGACTCTTACGCAAAGGCATTTTCATACGAGCACAGTAGTTAGAAAGGTACAATCTGGACGTTACAAAGTCACAATCAACAAGGACAGACCACTGACATACGAAATGGCAAATCCGCCCCATTATCTTGCTCATAGAAAATCCTGGAATTCTTGGAACACCt CGAATATAAAGGATGGCAACAGACCATCTGAGACAGCTATAGAAGATATGTTTATTCGACAGTTCATGACTGGGACATGGCACAATTTATTCGCGAGtgaaatcattattaaacgGCAACACAATATTATTAGGATAGCTGGAATCATAACTCGTACTATAGCACCttacaagatatattttttgacaggTTATACTGAAGAACTCTTGAGTTATTGGCTTCAATGTCCCATTAAAGTGGAATTggttacaattaataataaaaaagaaacaataattaagtatatataa